The Thermoplasma acidophilum DSM 1728 genome includes a window with the following:
- a CDS encoding aldo/keto reductase — protein MQTAEFDGTGRKVSVIGVGTWSLEGSRSENVRSIRYALDHGVNFIDTAEMYGTEDIVGEAIKGYRREDLFIATKVWPTHFAYHDVLKSCEESLKKLGTDYVDLYQLHWPNPSVSIKETMSAMEKLVDEGRIRYIGISNFSVKEMKEAMSALAKYRIVSNQLEYNVATREIEDEGIYDFCRKNGMAIIAYSPLSHGKIFGNEMILETLTDIGKKYGKRPAQVALNWIIRKGAFPIPKASKPIHMAENIESTDFTLSDEDMKTLDSLYQRHPIRSIASRYKGH, from the coding sequence ATGCAGACAGCGGAATTCGATGGTACGGGAAGAAAGGTATCGGTCATCGGTGTAGGAACATGGTCACTTGAAGGATCAAGATCCGAGAACGTAAGATCGATAAGATACGCTCTCGACCACGGTGTCAACTTCATAGACACTGCGGAAATGTACGGCACTGAGGATATAGTCGGCGAGGCCATAAAGGGCTATCGCAGGGAGGATCTATTCATAGCGACAAAGGTATGGCCGACACACTTCGCCTACCATGACGTGCTGAAGTCCTGCGAAGAGAGCCTCAAAAAGCTCGGTACCGATTACGTTGACCTGTACCAGCTGCACTGGCCCAACCCTTCCGTAAGCATAAAGGAGACCATGAGCGCGATGGAGAAACTCGTTGATGAAGGCAGGATAAGGTACATAGGCATAAGCAATTTCTCCGTCAAGGAGATGAAGGAGGCCATGAGCGCTCTGGCAAAGTACAGGATAGTTTCAAATCAGTTGGAATACAATGTTGCCACAAGAGAGATAGAGGATGAGGGCATTTACGATTTCTGCAGGAAGAACGGCATGGCGATAATAGCTTACAGCCCGCTCTCCCATGGAAAGATCTTCGGAAACGAAATGATACTGGAAACGCTAACGGATATAGGCAAGAAATACGGAAAGAGACCCGCCCAGGTTGCACTTAACTGGATCATAAGGAAGGGTGCGTTTCCCATTCCAAAGGCAAGCAAGCCGATCCACATGGCAGAGAATATAGAATCGACGGATTTCACACTCTCTGATGAGGATATGAAGACCCTGGATTCGCTGTACCAAAGGCATCCTATCAGGTCCATAGCCAGCAGGTACAAGGGTCACTGA
- a CDS encoding pyridoxal-phosphate dependent enzyme: protein MEELLNVEAKPPGRTPTIKAYALGNKLHLNNLFLKFEGANATGTQKDRISEAHVINAMRGGYNGIAVGTCGNYGASIAYFAHQYGVKSYIGIPRSYSHDRTDFMQSEQAEILYYDGKYEETVEFIRDFSKDNGLYDASPGSANSSIDKMMYATIAFEIYEALLTVPSYVIVPVGNGTTLAGIYHGFRRMYDEGVIDHLPRMVGVSTSGGNPIVDSWRHGYSRVVDLNPEEIRETSINEPLVSYRSFDGQDALSAIRETHGRAMYVSDEEMVYYSNLIYSAEGLNPLPASASAVAAIGHLKVKQDETVVSVITGRQI, encoded by the coding sequence ATGGAAGAACTGCTAAACGTTGAGGCAAAACCCCCGGGGCGTACGCCCACAATAAAAGCGTATGCACTTGGGAACAAGCTCCATCTGAACAACCTTTTTTTGAAGTTCGAAGGGGCTAACGCAACAGGAACTCAGAAGGATCGCATCTCTGAGGCGCACGTTATAAATGCCATGCGTGGTGGATACAACGGGATCGCCGTGGGTACCTGCGGCAACTACGGTGCTTCCATAGCGTATTTTGCCCATCAGTACGGCGTGAAGTCCTATATTGGCATTCCAAGATCCTATTCACACGACAGGACAGATTTCATGCAGTCTGAACAGGCAGAGATCCTGTACTACGACGGAAAATATGAAGAAACTGTGGAATTCATAAGAGATTTTTCCAAGGACAACGGCCTCTATGATGCAAGCCCTGGATCCGCCAACTCATCCATCGACAAGATGATGTACGCCACCATAGCGTTCGAAATATACGAAGCGCTGCTAACCGTTCCTTCCTACGTTATAGTTCCTGTGGGAAACGGTACCACACTGGCTGGGATATACCATGGTTTCAGGAGAATGTACGATGAGGGCGTGATCGATCACCTTCCAAGGATGGTCGGCGTCAGCACGTCGGGAGGAAATCCCATAGTTGATTCCTGGAGGCATGGATACAGCAGAGTGGTGGATCTCAATCCTGAAGAGATCAGGGAGACCAGCATCAATGAACCTCTGGTCTCGTACAGATCATTCGACGGACAGGATGCCCTGAGCGCAATAAGGGAAACCCACGGAAGGGCAATGTACGTCAGCGATGAGGAGATGGTGTATTACTCCAACCTCATATACAGTGCGGAGGGTCTCAACCCCCTGCCAGCCTCGGCTTCTGCCGTGGCTGCTATAGGCCATCTTAAGGTAAAACAGGATGAAACTGTTGTCTCTGTAATAACCGGGAGGCAGATATAA
- a CDS encoding hemerythrin domain-containing protein: protein MTDLSELLMVEHSAIRILSRVVYGKESLEAFEDFNEYLVKDHVEVEEKILFPVIVDFDWEDRKGFEQTVNRIKADHKLIETLAENMLKWKRSGNDDLYNLRMPLFYKTLTDHNLSEEDQIFPRWKKLEAETRENALKEAMDIILDTGLDRYSRNTGISREFLAYIEPDVIR from the coding sequence ATGACAGATCTTTCGGAGCTTTTGATGGTTGAGCATTCCGCAATAAGGATACTTTCAAGGGTTGTATACGGAAAAGAATCGCTGGAGGCGTTCGAGGACTTCAACGAATACCTTGTGAAGGACCACGTAGAGGTTGAAGAGAAGATACTATTTCCCGTAATCGTTGATTTTGACTGGGAGGATCGCAAGGGTTTCGAGCAGACCGTTAACAGGATCAAGGCCGATCACAAGCTCATAGAGACCCTTGCGGAAAATATGCTGAAGTGGAAGAGATCCGGCAACGATGATCTGTACAATCTCAGGATGCCGCTTTTTTACAAGACGCTCACAGACCATAACCTCTCCGAAGAGGATCAGATCTTTCCAAGATGGAAGAAACTGGAAGCCGAGACAAGGGAAAATGCACTGAAGGAGGCCATGGATATAATACTTGACACCGGTCTGGACAGGTATTCGAGAAACACCGGTATTTCCAGGGAATTTCTGGCATACATAGAACCAGACGTTATCAGGTGA
- a CDS encoding ferritin family protein, with protein MPRYEVSEDLSERIKDLSRARQSLIEEIEAMMFYDERADATKDADLKHIMEHNRDDEKEHAVLLLEWIRRHDPALDRELHEILYSEKPIKELGD; from the coding sequence ATGCCAAGATACGAGGTCTCGGAAGACCTTTCGGAAAGAATAAAGGATCTGAGCAGGGCCAGGCAGTCTCTGATAGAGGAGATCGAAGCCATGATGTTCTACGATGAGCGCGCTGACGCAACAAAGGATGCTGATCTGAAGCACATAATGGAGCACAACAGGGATGATGAGAAGGAGCACGCCGTTCTGCTGCTGGAATGGATAAGAAGGCATGATCCTGCCCTTGACAGGGAACTGCACGAGATACTCTATTCAGAAAAGCCCATAAAGGAACTGGGAGATTGA
- a CDS encoding RNA-guided endonuclease InsQ/TnpB family protein — protein MDLEVRTRLDDNRNLREVRIIPLGSGYNVGIVYSKEISDISDLNPKRILGIDMGVRNIVTIGNNMSEEGIAVKGGVLRSINQYFNKELSKLKSVSDRQNDGKGNTRRIKNLYAVRNGKIKDIMHKLSRAIIRYALSMNVDTIVIGHSQGWKHTPDMGKKNNQNFVQIPFNILIEQIRYKGQEAGINVIVLDESYTSVCSFIDNESIEKHETYMGKRIKRGIFRSHKGILIHADLNALYNTIKKAISEAFADGIEGIGLYPRSLSIREMITSKGLR, from the coding sequence ATGGATTTGGAGGTGAGAACTAGATTAGATGATAATAGAAATCTAAGAGAGGTTAGAATTATACCATTAGGTTCTGGTTATAATGTAGGGATTGTATATTCTAAAGAGATATCAGATATATCAGATTTAAATCCCAAAAGAATACTAGGCATCGATATGGGTGTAAGGAATATCGTAACCATTGGAAACAACATGTCCGAAGAGGGTATTGCTGTTAAGGGCGGTGTCCTTAGATCCATAAACCAGTACTTTAACAAGGAGTTATCGAAGCTGAAATCGGTAAGCGACAGGCAGAATGATGGTAAGGGGAATACAAGAAGAATAAAGAATCTCTACGCGGTTAGAAACGGTAAGATTAAGGACATCATGCACAAGCTGAGCAGAGCCATAATCAGATATGCCTTAAGCATGAATGTAGATACGATCGTCATCGGTCACAGTCAAGGATGGAAGCATACTCCGGACATGGGAAAGAAGAACAACCAGAACTTCGTACAGATACCCTTCAACATTCTGATCGAACAGATACGCTACAAGGGGCAGGAAGCAGGCATAAACGTCATCGTACTTGATGAAAGCTACACAAGCGTATGCTCCTTCATCGACAATGAAAGCATAGAAAAGCATGAAACGTACATGGGAAAGCGCATAAAGAGAGGCATATTCCGATCCCATAAAGGAATATTGATACATGCGGATCTGAACGCATTATACAACACCATAAAAAAGGCAATCTCTGAAGCTTTTGCGGACGGGATAGAGGGTATTGGGTTGTATCCGAGAAGTTTAAGCATCAGAGAGATGATAACTTCTAAAGGTCTCCGTTGA
- a CDS encoding thiolase domain-containing protein, with protein sequence MNRVAIIGYGISKFGKRTDASMYDLIWEAGSEAIRSSGVDKKDIDYMVVSNMGMWSSEELPAVVAGEVLGIRNAGLHRVEAACASGSSAIASAYDAIRSGRSKIAIALGIEKMNEVESETAIELIGRAGNFLWEYEFFGLTFPGYYALYATAYLNRYSGKEEDLALVSVKNHHYAHLNPIAHFSNEITVDDVMKSRYIASPLKLYDSSPITDGSAAVILASEDVAKQYTDTPVWIDAIGSNLGTANLSKRDDFVHIEAAREAAAKAYRMAKIDAAKPYRYLDGADVHDCFSIAEVLAYEDLGFAERGKGLDMLRDGETYIGGKIPVNVDGGLISKGHPIGATGVAMAVEASKQLLRKAEPGRQIDVKNGKFLTHNVGGTGHYAYVTIYSV encoded by the coding sequence ATGAACAGAGTAGCAATCATCGGGTACGGCATCAGCAAATTTGGCAAACGCACGGATGCATCGATGTACGACCTCATATGGGAAGCCGGGTCAGAAGCCATAAGATCAAGCGGTGTTGATAAAAAGGACATTGACTACATGGTTGTATCGAACATGGGCATGTGGAGCTCCGAGGAGTTGCCTGCGGTCGTTGCTGGCGAAGTTCTTGGAATAAGAAATGCAGGGCTTCACAGGGTGGAGGCTGCATGCGCAAGTGGCAGCTCTGCCATAGCCTCCGCATACGATGCCATAAGGTCCGGCAGATCCAAGATAGCCATTGCACTTGGCATAGAGAAGATGAACGAGGTGGAGAGCGAAACCGCGATAGAGCTCATAGGAAGGGCTGGAAACTTTCTCTGGGAGTATGAGTTCTTCGGACTGACATTTCCAGGATACTATGCTCTGTACGCGACGGCATACCTGAACAGATATTCGGGCAAGGAAGAAGACCTGGCGCTTGTATCGGTAAAGAATCATCACTACGCCCACCTGAATCCAATAGCACACTTCAGCAACGAGATAACGGTGGATGACGTTATGAAGAGCAGATACATAGCGTCTCCGCTGAAACTGTACGATTCATCGCCCATAACCGACGGATCAGCAGCGGTCATACTGGCATCAGAGGATGTGGCGAAGCAGTACACGGATACTCCCGTTTGGATTGATGCCATAGGTTCAAACCTTGGAACTGCAAATCTCAGCAAGAGGGACGATTTTGTTCACATAGAAGCTGCACGGGAAGCTGCTGCCAAGGCATACCGGATGGCGAAAATAGACGCAGCTAAACCTTACAGATACCTTGACGGTGCAGATGTGCATGACTGCTTTTCGATAGCCGAGGTTCTGGCATATGAGGATCTGGGCTTCGCCGAGAGGGGAAAGGGCCTTGACATGCTGAGGGACGGTGAAACATACATAGGCGGAAAGATACCTGTAAACGTTGACGGCGGCCTGATATCCAAGGGCCATCCAATAGGGGCAACTGGAGTTGCCATGGCCGTGGAGGCCTCGAAGCAGCTCCTGAGAAAGGCCGAACCAGGCCGGCAGATAGACGTTAAAAATGGAAAATTCCTGACCCATAACGTGGGCGGTACAGGGCACTATGCCTATGTTACCATTTACTCTGTGTGA
- a CDS encoding DUF1611 domain-containing protein: MENATILSEGVFGTTYGKTANGLVRYSKRYKILSVIDSRLAGQDAGSVLMHRYAGIPIISSVEEGLRGGAETLIVGIASDGGVLPDSYRPYIKTAINHGMNIVSGLHDFISDDPEFSKLAKRTGSKITDVRKMFKDRKYFFTGNIEKVKAKKIAVLGTDSAIGKRTTAIYLNRAMKAIGKKSVMIGTGQTSWMQGFKYTVVIDAIVNDFVAGALESITYEAWDVERPDYMFIEGQGSVLHPAYPGSFEIIGATRPDAIILQHAPMRKYFDGFPGYEIPPLEKFINILELLSNKRVIAIALNTENMDESMIKEEKSKLQAKFGIPVFDPLQRLSSVTREIDSYKI; encoded by the coding sequence ATGGAAAATGCAACTATTTTGTCGGAGGGCGTTTTTGGTACAACGTACGGTAAGACTGCAAACGGTCTGGTAAGGTACAGCAAGCGCTACAAGATACTCTCAGTGATAGACTCAAGGCTGGCTGGCCAGGATGCCGGCAGCGTGCTGATGCACAGGTATGCAGGAATACCAATAATCTCAAGCGTGGAAGAGGGCCTCCGCGGCGGGGCTGAAACGCTGATAGTCGGTATTGCCTCAGATGGGGGTGTGCTTCCTGACAGCTACAGGCCATACATAAAAACCGCCATAAACCACGGTATGAACATAGTGAGCGGCCTTCACGATTTCATAAGCGATGATCCTGAATTCTCCAAGCTTGCAAAGCGCACTGGATCGAAGATAACGGATGTAAGAAAGATGTTCAAGGACAGGAAGTACTTCTTTACCGGAAACATTGAGAAGGTCAAGGCGAAGAAGATAGCGGTGCTTGGAACTGACAGTGCCATAGGAAAGCGCACCACGGCCATCTACCTGAACCGCGCCATGAAGGCCATAGGAAAGAAGAGTGTAATGATAGGTACCGGTCAGACCTCATGGATGCAGGGATTCAAGTACACGGTGGTCATAGATGCCATAGTGAATGACTTCGTCGCCGGAGCCCTTGAATCCATAACATATGAGGCATGGGATGTGGAGAGACCTGACTACATGTTCATAGAAGGGCAGGGATCCGTTCTGCATCCGGCGTACCCTGGCAGCTTTGAGATCATAGGCGCAACCAGGCCGGATGCCATCATACTCCAGCATGCTCCGATGAGAAAGTACTTCGACGGCTTCCCTGGATACGAGATCCCGCCTCTGGAGAAGTTCATAAACATACTTGAGCTCCTGTCAAACAAACGTGTCATAGCCATCGCGCTCAATACCGAGAACATGGACGAATCCATGATCAAGGAGGAAAAATCAAAGCTGCAGGCAAAGTTTGGAATACCTGTTTTTGACCCGCTGCAGAGGCTTTCCTCCGTTACAAGAGAGATCGACAGCTACAAGATCTGA
- a CDS encoding Zn-ribbon domain-containing OB-fold protein: MPEYIARDEKTNNALLVDMRNLSIKYRIPVSRIEKFYDGLDHGVIMGTRCPVCGARFFPPQAWCSECGYSGDMEFYQLDTHGHLLTFTRIFAKPKSFSGFGDYTVGIAHLDRENLNVLAWIDASIDKPQVGMDVVIKVEKRKEDGATIYLISRP, encoded by the coding sequence ATGCCAGAATATATTGCCAGGGATGAAAAGACAAATAACGCACTGCTCGTGGATATGCGCAATCTAAGCATAAAGTACAGAATACCGGTTTCCAGGATAGAGAAATTCTACGATGGTCTGGATCATGGCGTCATAATGGGCACCAGGTGCCCTGTGTGCGGCGCCAGGTTTTTCCCGCCCCAGGCCTGGTGCTCTGAATGTGGCTATTCCGGAGATATGGAATTCTACCAGCTTGATACGCACGGGCATCTGCTGACATTCACAAGGATATTCGCAAAGCCGAAGTCTTTCTCGGGGTTTGGCGATTACACGGTCGGCATAGCCCATCTTGACAGGGAAAACCTCAATGTGCTTGCCTGGATCGATGCCAGCATAGATAAGCCGCAGGTTGGAATGGATGTGGTCATAAAGGTGGAGAAGAGAAAAGAGGATGGTGCCACGATATATCTCATATCGCGGCCATGA
- a CDS encoding DNA polymerase II large subunit: MSQKPFDLEGYRKYITEKVREAFNVAQEARAKGLDVSDHVEIPLASDMAERIEALIGIKGIAQEIRDLSSRMSREEVSLEMSRRIAAMFKDNRKEALDKAIRVGLAILTEGILVAPLEGIADVYIGKNQDGSEYVGISYAGPIRGAGGTAQALSVLIGDVVRRELGISRFQPTEDEIERYIEEIESYDRIKHLQYMPTPDEIKLVVRNSPICIDGEGSEEEEVSGHRDMERIKTNRIRGGMCLVLCEGLVQKARKILKYTSSMHLDDWNFLANLGGKAEGKSSKKSDKFLKDIVAGRPVFSHPSRPGGFRLRYGRSRVSGLAAASLNPATMYIMGKFIAIGSQIKVELPGKAAAVTPCDTIDGPTVLLKNGDHVKINDIEKAREVYDDVVEITDAGEILIAYGDFLENNYPLPTPSFTVEWWEQYLPDGVNAKDIDQFSAVEISRKYGIPLHPYYDYYWHDISFEDLEFLVKNAEQWSITEDGMRVPYPAFDVFIRLGIEFRRSGDYLIIRDYYPLLISLGYDVRNGKIVNVKKYERKGSVMETVNYLSGLIIKPRAPTRVGSRLGRPEKAGDRKMKPMVHSLFPVESYGEARRSIIGANKNSEGSYKAEVFFYRCNSCGFETPTPVCPRCGGHCSPLGEKTGSIDLESILNRAESILGISLDSLKEFKGVKKLMSKEKVAEPIEKGILRAVHDISVNKDGTCRFDMSDIPITHFRYREIGIDERTLADLGYEVRDVNELFPQDVIIPRKAAKYLFNVSRFIDDLLVKYYNMPPFYSLESEEDLIGHLIIGLAPHTSGGVVGRIIGFSDVNAFYAHPFFHAAKRRNCDGDEDSVMLLMDGFLNFSARYLPSTRGGLMDAPLVLSVLINPDEIDKEALNVDTLSRYPVLFYEAAERHASPAEIEDTMMTMKVRIKKTGTYMGSSYTMDTSDINSGVLVSSYKTLGTMDEKINEQLGLAKKLRAVDADDVAARVISTHFLPDMYGNFRKFFSQEFRCTKCNAKYRRIPLSGRCQKCGSTSLTLTIHKGSVVKYLNETLKIAENYRLPDYLKARIDNLARTIKETFPDTEEEEKPEPREVKITGLDMY, translated from the coding sequence ATGTCCCAGAAGCCTTTTGATCTTGAGGGATACAGGAAATACATAACCGAGAAGGTCAGAGAGGCCTTCAATGTGGCCCAAGAGGCCAGGGCCAAGGGCCTGGATGTCTCCGATCATGTGGAGATCCCGCTAGCTTCGGATATGGCGGAGAGAATAGAGGCGCTGATCGGAATAAAGGGGATAGCGCAGGAAATAAGGGATCTCAGCAGCAGGATGTCCAGGGAGGAGGTATCTCTGGAAATGTCCAGAAGGATAGCCGCCATGTTCAAGGATAACAGGAAAGAGGCTCTGGACAAGGCCATCAGGGTGGGACTCGCCATACTGACGGAGGGTATACTCGTCGCGCCCCTTGAGGGTATAGCCGATGTGTACATCGGCAAGAACCAGGATGGGAGCGAGTATGTTGGCATCTCATATGCCGGGCCAATCCGCGGTGCAGGCGGTACTGCACAGGCGCTGAGCGTTCTCATAGGGGATGTGGTCAGGAGAGAGCTCGGCATATCACGCTTTCAGCCAACGGAGGATGAGATAGAGAGATACATAGAGGAGATTGAAAGTTACGATCGCATCAAGCACCTTCAGTATATGCCGACACCGGACGAGATCAAGCTGGTTGTGAGGAACTCGCCCATATGCATAGATGGCGAGGGCAGCGAAGAGGAGGAGGTGTCCGGGCACAGGGATATGGAGAGGATAAAGACCAACAGGATAAGGGGCGGGATGTGCCTGGTTCTGTGCGAAGGCCTCGTGCAGAAGGCCAGGAAGATACTCAAGTATACAAGCTCAATGCACCTTGATGACTGGAACTTCCTGGCGAACCTCGGTGGGAAGGCCGAGGGAAAGTCCTCGAAGAAATCGGACAAATTCCTGAAGGATATAGTTGCAGGCAGGCCAGTTTTCTCACACCCATCCAGGCCAGGCGGTTTCAGGCTCAGGTACGGAAGGAGCAGGGTATCTGGGCTTGCCGCCGCATCGCTAAATCCCGCGACAATGTACATAATGGGCAAGTTCATAGCCATCGGATCTCAGATAAAGGTTGAGCTTCCCGGAAAGGCGGCTGCCGTTACACCATGCGATACGATCGATGGCCCAACCGTTTTGCTGAAAAACGGGGATCATGTGAAGATAAACGATATCGAGAAGGCGCGTGAAGTGTACGATGATGTTGTGGAGATAACCGATGCCGGAGAGATACTGATAGCCTACGGCGATTTTCTGGAGAACAATTATCCGCTTCCCACGCCCTCGTTCACGGTTGAATGGTGGGAGCAGTACCTGCCGGATGGCGTGAACGCAAAGGATATCGATCAGTTTTCAGCGGTGGAGATATCCAGGAAGTACGGTATACCGCTGCATCCATACTACGATTATTACTGGCACGATATATCATTTGAAGATCTGGAATTCCTTGTTAAGAATGCGGAACAGTGGAGTATAACCGAGGACGGCATGCGGGTACCTTATCCGGCCTTTGACGTTTTCATAAGACTCGGCATCGAATTCAGAAGATCTGGCGATTACCTCATCATCAGGGATTACTACCCGCTTCTTATCTCCCTGGGCTACGATGTTAGGAATGGGAAGATAGTGAACGTGAAAAAATACGAAAGGAAGGGCAGCGTGATGGAAACGGTCAACTATCTTTCCGGCCTCATAATAAAGCCGAGGGCACCTACCAGGGTTGGCTCTAGGCTGGGCAGGCCAGAGAAGGCCGGGGACCGGAAGATGAAACCCATGGTGCACTCGCTGTTTCCTGTGGAAAGCTACGGCGAGGCCAGAAGATCCATCATAGGAGCCAACAAAAACAGCGAGGGAAGCTACAAAGCTGAGGTATTCTTCTATAGATGCAATTCATGCGGCTTCGAGACGCCTACACCAGTGTGCCCGAGGTGTGGAGGGCACTGTTCACCTCTGGGTGAGAAAACCGGCAGCATAGATCTCGAATCAATACTGAACAGGGCAGAATCGATCCTTGGCATCTCCCTGGATAGCCTGAAGGAGTTCAAGGGCGTTAAGAAGCTGATGTCAAAGGAGAAAGTTGCGGAGCCTATAGAGAAAGGCATACTCAGGGCTGTGCATGATATTTCAGTGAACAAGGACGGAACATGCCGTTTCGATATGTCAGATATACCGATAACGCATTTCAGGTACCGTGAGATAGGCATTGATGAAAGGACACTTGCAGATCTAGGTTATGAGGTCAGGGATGTCAATGAGCTGTTTCCGCAGGACGTTATAATTCCCAGAAAGGCGGCAAAGTATCTTTTCAACGTCTCCAGATTCATCGACGATCTTCTGGTGAAATACTACAACATGCCACCGTTCTACTCGCTTGAAAGCGAAGAGGACCTCATCGGCCACCTCATAATAGGGCTGGCCCCGCATACATCCGGCGGTGTCGTGGGCAGGATAATAGGCTTCAGCGACGTCAACGCCTTCTATGCACATCCGTTCTTCCATGCCGCAAAGAGGAGGAACTGCGACGGTGATGAAGACAGCGTCATGCTCCTGATGGATGGCTTTCTCAACTTCTCTGCCAGGTACCTGCCATCGACCAGAGGGGGGCTCATGGATGCGCCGCTTGTCCTGTCCGTCCTGATCAACCCGGATGAGATAGACAAGGAAGCGCTTAACGTTGATACGCTTTCCAGGTATCCTGTGCTTTTCTACGAGGCGGCCGAACGCCATGCGTCTCCGGCCGAGATAGAGGACACGATGATGACCATGAAGGTCAGGATCAAGAAGACAGGAACCTATATGGGATCATCGTATACGATGGATACCTCGGACATAAACAGCGGGGTACTCGTATCCTCGTACAAGACGCTTGGAACCATGGATGAAAAGATAAACGAGCAGCTTGGCCTTGCGAAGAAGCTCCGTGCCGTGGACGCTGATGACGTTGCTGCCAGGGTTATATCCACGCACTTTCTGCCTGACATGTACGGAAACTTCAGGAAGTTCTTCTCGCAGGAATTCAGATGCACCAAGTGCAATGCAAAGTACAGGCGTATACCGTTGTCCGGGCGGTGCCAGAAATGCGGATCAACAAGCCTGACGCTTACGATACACAAGGGAAGTGTGGTGAAGTACCTCAACGAAACGCTCAAGATAGCCGAGAACTACAGGCTTCCAGATTATCTGAAGGCCAGGATCGACAACCTTGCAAGGACCATAAAGGAGACCTTCCCGGATACCGAGGAGGAGGAAAAGCCAGAACCCAGGGAAGTTAAAATAACCGGCCTCGATATGTACTGA
- a CDS encoding ATP/GTP-binding protein, whose protein sequence is MIGALYVVGPAGTGKSTFSGSLNEWLKRMEFDSAIINLDPGADYLPYEPDFDIREYISLDSIMSDYNLGPNGSQIVAADMIVSYTDKITEFLEDLDDYYVVVDTPGQIELFTFRTSSTEIVEKVSGQRSMMAYIADAPLATYPSGFIAQKMLYASVFSRFFRPMMFVLNKIDLVSDEDIQEVKKWESSPDLLNDAFMEEKGQMEKDYFVGILQAFKESNIMTKIYPVSSRDSFGFEDIYSQMALYFTGGEDNDTYREEG, encoded by the coding sequence ATGATAGGTGCACTTTACGTTGTCGGACCAGCAGGTACCGGAAAATCAACGTTTTCAGGATCACTGAATGAATGGCTGAAGCGCATGGAGTTCGACTCCGCAATAATCAACCTGGACCCAGGCGCGGATTACCTTCCGTACGAACCTGACTTCGACATAAGGGAATACATATCCCTGGATTCGATCATGTCCGATTACAACCTCGGGCCGAATGGGTCGCAGATAGTTGCGGCAGACATGATCGTCAGCTATACGGACAAGATCACCGAGTTCTTAGAGGATCTGGATGACTATTATGTGGTGGTGGATACCCCGGGCCAGATAGAGCTCTTCACATTCAGGACATCATCCACGGAGATAGTGGAGAAGGTATCCGGCCAGAGATCCATGATGGCGTACATAGCCGATGCGCCGCTGGCCACGTACCCATCGGGGTTCATCGCCCAGAAGATGCTCTACGCGTCTGTTTTCTCGAGGTTCTTCAGGCCAATGATGTTCGTTCTAAACAAGATAGACCTCGTCTCAGACGAAGACATACAGGAGGTCAAGAAGTGGGAATCTTCGCCGGATCTTCTCAACGATGCATTCATGGAGGAAAAGGGCCAGATGGAGAAGGACTATTTTGTTGGCATACTCCAGGCCTTCAAGGAGAGCAACATAATGACGAAGATTTACCCGGTATCGTCCAGGGATTCGTTTGGCTTCGAGGATATCTACTCGCAGATGGCCCTCTATTTTACCGGTGGCGAAGACAACGACACATACAGGGAGGAGGGATGA